The DNA segment TTATGTTGCTTTCACAGCTGGTGTTTTTTTAGACCTTAACTTGAAGTACAAGACCATCAAAGCGATGCCTCCATATGTGGCCAGTACacactaaaaaagaaaggacaaagtaAACAAGAGCCATTGCCATCTCTATTATTCTAAAACATAATTGCTGAAAGGTATCATTAATACTCACATTCATTCTACCTGTGAGAGTGTAagagttgaaatattttttgataccAGTGAATTGGAATTGGGCATCAGTTTCTGGTCCTGccatgatttcaatctttttttagaaaaaaagaaaaaagcaacaataaatgGGTTGGatccaatttaaaagaaaaaatattttttttaatttaaagattttatttttttaaagtaatctctacacccaacatgggactctaGCTCacaaccgagatcaagagttgcatgctccactgactgagccagtcaggcgcctccactccccacttttttttttctagtttaaaaacCTGAAAAGTCATTGCACAGAAGtattataaatttttacatatgtCTTGCCCAACACAGTAGCAGTAAAGATGGTGGAAAAAGCCTTACTGATAAGACTACATTTCAGAAAGAAGACTTTGCCTTGGTTGCTACTATACAACATTCCAGAAGATACATCAAATCACCCAGCACaggaagaaaatacagtattCTCTAAGTCCACCCTCTAACCCAATGCTGCTCGATATTTTCATTCCTGGCTCTAGCTATACCATGTTACATCGTGCATGGAATCAATCAGTTTTAAGAGTCAAGTTGGAGCTTGTGATATATTTCAAAGTTTCTCAGAAGGgtaaccatcaacaaaacagCTCAATTCACAACCCCTTTCACAATTTGTCCCGtatgggaaggaagaggagggatcAGAGGCCTATtcaatcagaaattctggggcccagcaatctgttttaatATGCCCTCTAGGCGTTTCTGATGTAAGCTAAAGTTTGAAAGACACTGCAGGAATAGAAAACCAAGTACTTGTTAGTAATTATGTAGGAAAAAAACTCTGGAAAAATATGCAAGCTTTTAGGAAGACTTATATCTATAGTACCTATATTTTACACAAGcatatatttgttataataaaaaataacaaagccacATTCAAAGGTCACCAAAACACTTGACAATTCGTATGTGTGACCGCCTATCTACCACGACCGACGCCACGCCGAGTCGATTGGCAACATAGACGAGCCGGTCGAGGTCCGGTCGAGATTGGTAGGCAGTGGCAGTGACTCAGCTGGCTCTTGATGAAATGAAGAGGGAGAGAACTGCGAGGAAGTCGTTGCTATGGAAACTGGCACTCACCAGTTTACCATTCAAAGGCCTTCAGAGGCTTTCATGTGCATAGAATTGGCAATGAAAATTTGGACAAATGACCGTAATTCTGAACACTGTTTCAATAAGGTTCTTGGAACAATGAAGGAAATCCAAACTTCCGTGAGCCCCCTCTGGGGCCTTGGCCTTTCCAGCTCAAGTAGGAAAATCTCCATTAAAGTAAATCTTTATAATGTAGCTCTTATATTAACTGTTTCCTTTTACTAGACTTATTAAAGGCATATTTTTCCCCCGCATTCATCTTCATGATACacttttggattctttttttatttaaaaaaaaaaaatattttttttttggattctttttttatttaaaaaaaaatatatatatatatttttttaacatttatttttgagacagagagagacagagcatgaatgggggagggtcagaaagagggagacatagaatccgaaacaggctccaggctctgtctgagctgtcagcacagagcccgacgcggggcttgaactcacggaccgtgagatcatgacctgagccgaagtcggccgcttaaccgactgagccacccaggcgcccctacacttttGGATTCTTACGGTATTAAGTAGGTTTCTAGGAGAAACCCTACATAAAACAGAAGCTTAACTTTATCAAATTATTAACTGATAACCCCATGACCTTGTGCCTAACAAAAAGTTTTAAGAGGGTGTGGTGTCCAAATGAAACAATACTAAAGTAGTTTAAATTTCTCTTTACACTTTATAGGAGGAAGGCTGGGATGTTCCACAGAAGACTAATTTTGACTGCAAGGAAGGGCATGGCATAGGAACTGAAATTTAGTCTGGGTCTTAAGACTCTTGTGAAGCTCACGTGAGAGGGAAGCAGGAGTGGAGAGTAAAAGGTTGCTGGTGAAATAAACAATTGGAGAAAAGCCTACAAGCACTTGGGTCTGCGCCCTTCAGCAAACCGCAGGTTACTTTTGGACAAATATCAGGAACCCTTGTGCTAGAGCACCCTTTATGGAATAACTGACACTGAAaccttattcctttttaaatcctACAAAGTTTAGGAAGCCATAATAATAATGGAGGAAATTACTTAAGACTAATAATGTACTAATTGTTAAATGGTAGCCCGTGGAGAAACCTAAGCAAGGGGTCTTGCTCTTGTTTCTAATTAACCGGGCCACCTTTGTTAAACATTAAGCCTTCCACGTCTTTTTTCACCTGTGAAAATGGGCATTTCAGAAAAGGCCCGAAGTGACCAACTGCCCTCCctactttctctgtttcttgaaACTGCAATTTTCCTGTCTGACTGGACACCTACCTGGAATGGTGTGATCACGAGGTAAAAGGAGGCAAGGTCGAGAGCCACTCGGGGACCAGAAGCAGCCTCTTGCACTTCAAGGAGTGTACAGCTCTCTCTGTTCTGGCTACCTCCTAGGAAAGGCCTTCCGGCTGATCGGACATAAACTGAAATCTAACCCGGTTACTGCGGGCCTGGTGAACTGCAGGGGCCGGGCCACACACACTCTCGCTTTGACAAAGGCTGCAGCGCAGCTAAAGGAGACCTTGCTCGTCAGCTCCCTAAGCACCGCACAGTGGAAGCAAACTGCTATGGGCACACAGAGGAAGAGGTTAATTGGGCCACAGGCCCGAGTTCCATTCAATATTACTTCGCTGGTGACCTTGGGGGACTCCCTTCGCTGCGGGCCTCGTTGCCCTCCATTGTAAGATACAATTTAAGGGCCTTCGGGGACCCTGGGAGCCTCTGGGATTTCCTATCCGTCTCGCCCCGAGGCTTTCCAGGCGAGTCCGACCCCTCGCGCCCCGGCCCTCGTTATGTctaatttcttttccattctccaCCCTTCTCGCACCCCAAAGTGAAAACCTAGCGGTGTTCCCGGATCAGGAACGGTGGGATTTTTATGCCGGCCCCGCAAAGCGGAGGTTTAAGGCCTGAGCCCGGGTTCCCCTCCACACACCGACCTTGCAAAAGACACCAATTCCGCCGGCTGTGTCCTTCGACCTACGCAGCTACCCCGCCACCGGCCGGAAGAAgccacctccccccgcccgcgTTCAACAGGCCACAGAAACTCAGCCTTCAGTGACGATTGGCTACGGCTCGGAGTCCCGCCCTTCCGCTTCCTGTCTCTaaatctcactctctctctcccccttcccgcACAACCCCGTTCTGAAGAACCGAGCATGGTAACGGAAGTAGGGCGTTAGGCCCGCCCTCGCTTCCGGGGGGAGCTGTGGTGGCATGTGGGTGTGCTGGTCTCCGCGTGTGTCTCCAGTGGTACCGGCTCGGAAGTACAGAGGTGCTGGCGTCGCGGGGCTGGTAAGCGAGGACGAGGGCGAGAAAGGAGGAAACCTCGTGGCTTCCAGGACTGTCCCAGGGCTAGGTCTTCTGGGTCCCTCCCATGGACCTACAGGGTTGGGTGAGTGGTTCGGCCACCCCAGCCCAGCTCAGAAGCTGGCTCTACTCGAGTGGTCCCTGTAACATCAGGCTTTGTCCCTGGCAAATTGCTTAAGTTCCTTCTATGCTGCTGCATCGCCTCTTTGAAGCTTCAGTTTCCCGTTGTCTGAAGTGAGATTAAGGTCAAATTGCCTGCAAACTAGACTCCTCGGTTCTTTCCTATTTCTAGGAAACATTGACCCACCTATTCCTGATTCCAAATCCAAGCCTCCCAGTGGGTCTTCACCTCTTCTACAGTTTAAAGCCTTTTTAGATCCTTATACCAAGTGTCTCTCACAACTAAATCTCTCCTATCTTCCGTTCTCTCTTATACCTGGTTCTCATTCGCATGGTGTCTCTCTGTACTGCAATTGACTTGCACTGTTTACTTTCCTTCAgtcctgtctctcttcctgtccAATTTATAGCCTGCAGTATATTTTTGAttgctgttctctttcttcccttaatTAAGACTCTGACTTAATCGAAGTAGACATTAAACTATTCCTGTCTAATTCAAAATCTTTCACAAAAAAAGCCCACCTGTGTTCTACAATTTAACTGGGATTATTATGATTTATTCTCCCTGTGGTTTAGTGGAACAGTTcttcaaagaaaggaaacagcaaCTTTTTGAGCAATTTTTTGACAAATTGCTGGtgattattgaaaatatttggcTCTAAGTGAATGCCTTTTCTCAcattccttctgcttttccttttccatttgtcaaaatctttttcatcttttaacaGCTCAAAGGCATCTTCTTTAGGAAGCTTGCCTTCTTTACTGAAGCCTtatcatttcctatttctttgcttataatttgatttgcattttttttgttttgttttgttttaagtaggcttcatacccagctcagagcccaacgcggggcttgaacccacaagatcaagagttgtacacttaactgagtcacccaggtgcccctgatttgtattttatttattttttataggttttttgttttttgtttttgtttttttttgtaatctccacacccaacatggggctcaaatttaacaccccaagatcaggagttgcatgcttttctgactgagccagccagtggcCCCAATTTGTACTTTAAATTGTTTGCataattgctttattttcttaaaattgtgcATGTTCTTTGAATAGggatttatatattcatttgtctCTTTCTATAGCTATTCTCTGTAGCTATTCTATAACATTTACTACACTGGATCTAGAACTTCTTTTTCTGGAGGAAGTGTATGAACTTGTGGTTTTGAAGCAGATACCACTGAAAAGATGAATTATAGGTTATTTGAGGCTTAGCATCAAACCATCTATTTGTTAGGCCTCAATGTTGTTTAGCACCTTGGTGCTAGAAAGTTCTGCCTCTTGACCACTGATCACAGCCTTTAGGAAATCTGACACCAACGCTACATCTCACTGATACTGTTTGCATTGTTTTTAGGAGACTCAAACACAGCAACCATGGAAGAAAGCTTCCCCCGAGGGGGTACAAGAAAGACCCACAAATCAGAGAAAGCTTTCCAGCAGTCGGTTGAACAAGACAACTTATTTGATGTAAGTGGTGTGCTTGTTTGGTAAGACTCACTGAACACTTTCTAGTGTCCTTGTGAAGAATAACCTTGTTTGAGAATGTGgtattttccatatttgtttcttttggaagTCTGCTTTTGTAAAGTGAACGAACTTGTTGGAGAGTCCATACCACCATGAGACTATATTTTTTGAAACATGGCATTTAGTACTTGAGTTTGCAGTGCTGTTGTTCCTTATTCTTAGGAATTTTTGCCGTGTTGGTTAAGGATGGAGAGAAAAATTATGGAATAAGTCATGAAAGGTACaacatggggaatatagtcagtggtattgtaatagcattttaTAGtgatagtagctacacttgtgagcatagcataatgtgtagagttgtcaaatcactatgttgtacacctgaaattaatgtaacattgtgtgttaactatacttcaattgaTTAAAGTATGGTGAGAAAGGAGCTGGTGATTGCACTTTTAAATGGGATTCTTGCCATGTATAATGGTCAGAATTTGCATTAAAATTCACCATCTTCCCCGAGAGTAGGCATTGCTCCAAATGCTAGAGGGAAGGGAACTAACATTTGATTGTGTGGTCTTATATGGATTTTATGTAATCTGTCCAACTACAGTGGAGTAGAGAACATCATTCCatgatgagaaactgaggctgagagaggttatGTGGTTGAGCAGAAACCACATAGCTTGTTATGGTGGTGTTGGGAGTTTAACTCTGGTCTCCGTGTTTCCACCTTCCATTTTCACACACTGTTCCAAATTGCTTCTCATCCTGGGGATGCCAGTGTCCATCCCAGTCAAGGGAGGAAGAACACAGAAGAGAAGGGGCTTTTGAAAATGCGAAGGTTCCCACCTTTGGCTTGAACAAAGGTGGCAGAATGGAAGAGATGACATTGGAGCGGGAATTACAGGAACACTGGAAGGGGGTGCAGTGAAGGAGTAACGAAGCAAGGTGACAGGTGACCTGAAATTGGAAGGAAAGTCCAGGATTGTTTCTCTTCATTccttgagatctttcttcccCTCTGTAGATTTCTACTGAAGAGGAATctaccaaaaggaaaaagagccagaaagggccagcaaaaacaaaaaagttgaaaatcgaaaagagagaaaacagcaagTCTATAAGAGAGAAGTTTGAAATCCTTAGTATTGAGGTTTGTTACAATTTGATCTTGTTCTAAAACTACCTGGGTTGCTTAAGTTTGTGtatgtttcccttccctctttccttttgtttttccttcattccttttgtacacacatgtgtgcgtgtatgtgaGTGTGCATGCCCCCCTGTAGAGACTTTTTGGAGTTTGTGCTCAGAATTGAGCATTATTGCCTTTGACTGTTAACCAGTGCCTGGGatcatgtgttgtttttttagCCACTGCTGAGCCCCTTGTTGTGCTTATGTCCTCATTGAACTTGTGTATTAGTAGATTCATAGGTTAGAACTGGCAATAACTTTAACAACCGTTctacttctatttcattttgtagCTGTGGAGATTCTCTTGGAAAAGTCGTCTTTTAATTTACTTTAGATTTTTAGATTATAATTGGGGATATatgttgtaaaaaagaaaaaaaaaagtgaaataagtcttaAGGAAAAGATTCAAATTCAGCCTGCAGaggtattttgtttgttctttatgacgctcagaaaaataatttctttttatttttattaaaaaactttttaaatgtttatttatttttgagagagagagagtgcaagaagggcagagaaagagggcgacagaatctgaagcaggctccaggcacagagcctgacatggggcttgaactcacgagctgtgagatcatgacctgagctgaagtcggatgcttaactgattgagccacctaggtgtcccccaGAAGAagaatttcttaactttttgttaACATTAGagaaaatttcacataaaaatgtgatttctgGGGGTGCCAGGGTAGCTTAGTtgtttaaatgtccaactcttggttttggctcatgtcctGATCTtgcggctcatgagtttgagccctgcatcaggctctgtgctgacggcacggagcccacttgggattccctctctctgctgcttccctgcttatgctctctttctctcaaaataaataaacttttttaaaaatgtgctttctaggggcgcctgggtggctcagtcggttaggcgtccgacttcggctcaggtcacggtctcgcggtccgtgggttcgagccccgcgtcgggctctgggcagatggctcggagcctggagcctgtttccgattctgtgtctccctctctctctgcccctcccccgttcatgctctgtctctctctgtctcaaaaataaataaacgttaaaaaaaaaaatgtgctttctaGCTTCTTGTAAGAATTTGAGAGTGCTGACAGCACAAGCTCGTGTTTCCTCG comes from the Panthera uncia isolate 11264 chromosome D2, Puncia_PCG_1.0, whole genome shotgun sequence genome and includes:
- the ATP5MK gene encoding ATP synthase membrane subunit K, mitochondrial — protein: MAGPETDAQFQFTGIKKYFNSYTLTGRMNCVLATYGGIALMVLYFKLRSKKTPAVKAT